Proteins encoded in a region of the Pseudomonas denitrificans (nom. rej.) genome:
- a CDS encoding agmatine deiminase family protein, producing the protein MMTRRNLLGAGMTLATGLGLGLGRVALAAKPWYMPDEHRKQERVFVAYAASPDVWEDIAPDVNATVARLARAIAEFQPVTVLCRPEQQAEAKRACAGQNIDFLPVPVDDIWVRDYGGCFLVNDAPGGLALADFNFNGWGGKQHAERDREVSAALAEDVEAKALVSELCGEGGGIEVDGHGTAIFTESCWLNDNRNPDWTRPRIEAELKRMLGLRKVIWLPGIRGKDITDAHVDFYARFVEPGVVVVNLDNDKRSYDYQVTRRHLEILKNATDADGRKLELHGLPPPMNPKPNAYNRDNPDFAAGYINYLPVNGGVIAPKFGDAAADEHCHALLRELYPDREIVQLNIDPIAAGGGGIHCVTLQMPAV; encoded by the coding sequence ATGATGACACGCAGGAACCTGCTCGGCGCCGGCATGACGCTGGCGACGGGCCTCGGGCTTGGCCTGGGCCGCGTCGCCCTGGCGGCGAAGCCCTGGTACATGCCCGACGAGCACCGCAAACAGGAGCGGGTGTTCGTTGCTTACGCGGCGAGCCCTGACGTCTGGGAAGACATCGCTCCGGACGTCAATGCCACGGTGGCGCGGCTGGCCCGCGCCATCGCCGAGTTCCAGCCGGTGACGGTGCTCTGCCGGCCGGAGCAGCAGGCCGAGGCCAAGCGCGCGTGCGCTGGCCAGAACATCGACTTCCTGCCGGTGCCGGTGGATGACATCTGGGTGCGCGACTACGGCGGCTGCTTCCTGGTCAATGATGCGCCGGGCGGCCTGGCGCTGGCCGACTTCAATTTCAACGGCTGGGGCGGCAAGCAGCACGCCGAGCGCGACCGTGAAGTGTCGGCAGCGCTGGCCGAGGACGTGGAGGCCAAAGCCCTCGTCAGCGAACTGTGCGGGGAGGGCGGCGGCATCGAGGTGGACGGCCACGGCACGGCTATCTTCACCGAGAGCTGCTGGCTCAACGACAACCGCAACCCGGACTGGACGCGTCCGCGTATCGAAGCGGAGCTCAAGCGCATGCTGGGGCTGCGGAAGGTGATCTGGTTGCCGGGCATTCGCGGCAAGGACATCACCGATGCGCACGTGGACTTCTATGCGCGCTTCGTCGAGCCGGGCGTGGTGGTGGTCAACCTGGACAACGACAAGCGTTCCTACGACTACCAGGTCACCCGCCGGCACCTGGAGATCCTGAAGAACGCCACCGACGCCGATGGTCGCAAGCTTGAACTGCACGGCCTGCCACCGCCGATGAACCCCAAGCCGAACGCCTACAACCGCGACAACCCGGACTTCGCTGCCGGCTACATCAACTACCTGCCGGTGAATGGCGGGGTGATCGCGCCGAAGTTCGGTGATGCGGCGGCGGACGAGCATTGCCATGCCTTGCTCCGCGAGCTGTACCCGGACCGCGAGATCGTGCAGCTGAACATCGACCCGATTGCTGCCGGGGGCGGTGGCATCCACTGCGTGACGTTGCAGATGCCGGCAGTGTGA
- a CDS encoding cytochrome c, whose amino-acid sequence MKTTTKRALSILAVTALLVGLGYAGAVAYDLQQRYPQNRRSLAASALKTQLERGRYIADLADCVACHSAPGGQPFAGGYRMETPFGPLLSSNITSDPQTGIGGWTQEQFDRAVRHGKGSHGYLYPAMPYTAYGRLTDQDLADLWQYIRTLPPVSNAVVENQLPFPFDQRWLLAGWNLLFFRATPFEPDPRRSDAFNRGDYLVNGPGHCTVCHTAVNFLGGDREDSLQGAVLAGWHAPDLTGNLHTGLGHWTTDDIVLYLKTGTNRLSVASGPMTEAIENSTQYLTEEDLAAIAEYLKTLPASVKPRAEQLSSVAPAMVSGKRIYDSQCSACHVSDGSGVRQMIPTLAGNPVVNARDPASLLRMLLNGSDGPRTAGNPTGAGMPAFDWRLADDQVAAVLTYIRNTWGNAAPGVDARQAEQSRQETGARPWAGG is encoded by the coding sequence ATGAAAACAACCACGAAACGTGCCCTGTCCATCCTCGCGGTGACTGCACTGCTCGTCGGGCTGGGCTATGCCGGCGCAGTGGCCTACGACCTGCAGCAACGCTACCCGCAGAACCGCAGAAGCCTCGCCGCCTCCGCCCTGAAAACACAGCTGGAGCGCGGCCGCTACATCGCCGATCTGGCGGACTGCGTCGCCTGCCACAGCGCACCGGGCGGCCAACCCTTCGCTGGCGGCTATCGTATGGAAACTCCCTTCGGCCCACTGCTGTCCTCCAACATCACCTCCGACCCGCAGACCGGCATCGGCGGCTGGACCCAGGAGCAGTTCGACCGCGCGGTCCGCCACGGCAAAGGCAGCCACGGCTATCTCTACCCGGCGATGCCCTACACCGCGTATGGCCGCCTGACCGACCAGGACCTGGCGGACCTGTGGCAGTACATCAGGACCTTGCCGCCGGTCAGCAACGCAGTGGTCGAGAACCAGCTGCCGTTCCCCTTCGACCAGCGCTGGCTGCTCGCCGGCTGGAACCTGTTGTTCTTCCGCGCGACGCCCTTCGAGCCCGATCCGCGCCGGAGCGACGCGTTCAATCGCGGCGACTACCTGGTCAACGGCCCCGGCCACTGCACGGTCTGCCACACCGCGGTGAACTTCCTCGGCGGCGACCGCGAGGACTCCCTGCAAGGCGCCGTACTCGCCGGCTGGCACGCCCCGGACCTGACAGGCAACCTGCATACCGGGCTTGGCCACTGGACCACCGATGACATCGTCCTGTACCTGAAGACCGGCACCAACCGGCTCAGCGTGGCCTCCGGCCCGATGACCGAGGCCATCGAGAATTCGACCCAATACCTGACCGAGGAAGACCTCGCCGCCATCGCCGAATACCTCAAGACCCTCCCCGCCAGCGTCAAGCCACGGGCCGAGCAGTTGTCCTCTGTTGCACCCGCCATGGTTTCGGGCAAGCGGATCTACGACAGCCAGTGCAGCGCCTGCCACGTCAGCGACGGTTCCGGTGTGCGGCAGATGATCCCCACGCTCGCCGGCAACCCGGTGGTCAACGCGCGCGATCCGGCTTCGCTGCTGCGCATGCTGCTCAACGGCAGCGATGGCCCGCGCACCGCTGGCAACCCCACCGGAGCGGGGATGCCAGCGTTCGACTGGCGACTGGCCGACGATCAGGTCGCTGCCGTGCTGACCTACATCCGCAATACCTGGGGCAACGCCGCGCCCGGAGTCGACGCCCGGCAGGCGGAGCAATCCCGCCAGGAAACCGGTGCGCGTCCCTGGGCCGGCGGCTGA
- a CDS encoding GMC family oxidoreductase — protein sequence MHYTREKADVVIVGLGWSGSLMAEELTRAGLNVVAIDRGAWEQAHRNYPPNIAADELRYGVRREALRPPGVETLTFRNAPSETALPGRDWNSWQMGNSVGGAGKHWAANAWRFSPADFQMATRVRERYAGMPLADGLILQDWGVSYDDLEPHYDRFEKIAGISGKAGVLDGHAVAGGNPFEGSRSSEYPTPPLERSHWNELFHAATQRMGYHPFPIPAGTLGAPYTNPLGINLAPCTYCGYCGFYGCGNWSKSSPNACVIPALMDRHNFTLLTECTVLRVEKLRADHRVSGVTFLDSAGGVGFQPADIVVIAAYQLDNVRLLLLSGIGQPYDPANRSGTLGRAYSYQTMSYGFLYFDNEYMNPFISTGALSTQIDDFNGDNFDHSGLGFIGGAGIQALSDQGTPIGMADRIPPGTRQWGSEWKKAFRHSYQNYAKIQGQGTSYSHADSYLSLDPTYRDANGLPLLRMTFDYNENDRRMAEFIRLKIEDICRELGARSWETVAFPAQHNSPFRAYDSSHTIGGAVMGSDPGTSVLNPFQQHWDAHNLFVLGASSFPNNAGYNPTGTLCALALWTARAIVGDYLRHPRPLVS from the coding sequence ATGCATTACACCCGTGAAAAGGCCGATGTGGTCATCGTCGGATTGGGCTGGTCCGGTTCACTCATGGCCGAGGAGCTGACCCGCGCCGGGCTGAATGTCGTCGCCATCGACCGCGGGGCCTGGGAGCAGGCCCATCGCAACTACCCGCCGAACATCGCAGCGGACGAACTGCGCTACGGCGTGCGCCGCGAGGCGCTCCGGCCGCCGGGCGTGGAAACCCTGACCTTCCGCAACGCCCCCTCGGAGACCGCCCTGCCGGGGCGCGACTGGAACAGCTGGCAAATGGGCAACAGCGTCGGTGGCGCCGGCAAGCACTGGGCGGCCAACGCCTGGCGCTTCTCGCCGGCAGACTTCCAGATGGCCACGCGGGTGCGCGAGCGCTACGCCGGCATGCCCCTGGCCGATGGCCTGATCCTGCAGGACTGGGGCGTCAGCTACGACGACCTGGAGCCGCATTACGACCGCTTCGAGAAGATCGCCGGCATTTCCGGCAAGGCCGGCGTGCTGGACGGGCACGCCGTTGCCGGGGGCAACCCGTTCGAAGGCTCGCGCAGCAGCGAATACCCGACCCCGCCACTGGAACGCTCGCACTGGAACGAACTGTTCCACGCGGCCACCCAGCGCATGGGCTACCACCCCTTCCCCATCCCCGCCGGCACCCTCGGAGCGCCCTACACCAACCCGCTGGGGATCAACCTCGCGCCCTGCACCTACTGCGGCTACTGCGGCTTCTACGGCTGCGGCAACTGGTCCAAGTCCTCTCCGAACGCCTGCGTGATACCGGCGCTGATGGACCGCCACAACTTCACCCTGCTCACCGAATGCACGGTGCTCAGGGTGGAAAAGCTCCGGGCTGACCACCGCGTTTCCGGCGTCACCTTCCTAGACTCGGCGGGCGGCGTCGGCTTCCAGCCGGCGGACATCGTGGTGATCGCGGCCTACCAGCTGGACAACGTGCGCTTGCTGTTGCTCTCCGGGATCGGCCAGCCCTACGACCCGGCGAATCGCAGCGGCACCCTGGGCCGTGCCTACAGCTACCAGACCATGTCCTACGGGTTCCTGTACTTCGACAATGAGTACATGAACCCCTTCATCTCCACCGGCGCGCTGTCCACCCAGATCGATGATTTCAACGGCGACAACTTCGACCACTCGGGCCTGGGCTTCATCGGCGGCGCCGGCATCCAGGCACTGTCCGACCAGGGCACGCCGATCGGCATGGCCGACCGTATCCCTCCCGGCACACGGCAATGGGGCAGCGAGTGGAAGAAGGCCTTCCGTCACAGCTACCAGAACTACGCGAAGATCCAGGGCCAGGGCACGTCCTACTCCCACGCCGACAGCTACCTCTCGCTGGACCCGACCTACCGCGACGCCAATGGCCTGCCGCTCCTGCGCATGACCTTCGACTACAACGAGAACGACCGGCGCATGGCCGAGTTCATCCGCCTGAAGATCGAGGACATCTGCCGCGAGCTCGGTGCCCGCAGCTGGGAAACCGTCGCCTTCCCCGCCCAGCACAATTCACCTTTCCGCGCCTACGACAGCTCACACACCATCGGTGGAGCGGTGATGGGAAGCGACCCCGGCACCTCGGTGCTCAACCCGTTCCAGCAGCACTGGGACGCCCACAACCTGTTCGTCCTGGGCGCCTCGTCGTTCCCCAACAACGCCGGCTACAACCCCACCGGCACCCTGTGCGCCCTGGCCTTGTGGACCGCCAGGGCCATCGTCGGCGACTACCTGCGGCACCCCCGCCCCCTGGTGAGCTGA
- a CDS encoding gluconate 2-dehydrogenase subunit 3 family protein, with protein sequence MNRRHTLKSGLILIGSATLATLLRPASAASQILTGSRRWTAADTAPPLPVDPRLRVFFNEHEAAQIKAIFDRLIPADELSISASEAGCVTFIDHQLAGDYGKGTARYASSPFLPGSAQQGEQGPLTPADRYRTGLAEVEKDCRARFEKSFSQLSTDDQDRYLEDLEAGRVAFSLQPSDTFFALLLANVREGFLADPVYGGNRDMAGWKMIGFPGARYDYRDVAALKGQPLDIQPVSLIGRI encoded by the coding sequence ATGAATCGTCGACATACACTGAAGTCCGGACTCATCCTGATTGGCAGCGCTACGCTCGCCACCCTGCTGCGCCCCGCCAGCGCCGCCAGCCAGATCCTCACAGGCAGCCGGCGCTGGACCGCCGCCGATACCGCGCCGCCCTTGCCGGTCGACCCGCGCCTGCGGGTGTTCTTCAACGAGCACGAGGCTGCCCAGATCAAGGCCATCTTCGACCGGCTGATCCCCGCCGACGAGCTGTCCATCAGCGCTTCCGAAGCGGGCTGCGTCACCTTCATCGACCACCAGCTGGCCGGCGACTATGGCAAGGGGACGGCGCGCTACGCGTCGTCCCCCTTTCTGCCGGGCAGCGCGCAACAGGGCGAGCAGGGTCCGCTGACGCCGGCCGACCGCTACCGGACCGGGCTGGCTGAAGTCGAGAAGGACTGCCGGGCTCGCTTCGAGAAGTCCTTCTCGCAACTCTCCACCGATGACCAGGACCGCTACCTGGAAGACCTGGAAGCCGGGCGCGTCGCCTTCTCGCTGCAGCCCTCCGACACCTTCTTCGCCCTGCTGCTGGCCAACGTCCGCGAAGGTTTCCTCGCCGACCCCGTGTACGGCGGCAATCGCGACATGGCGGGCTGGAAGATGATCGGTTTTCCCGGCGCCCGCTACGACTACCGCGACGTCGCTGCCCTGAAGGGGCAGCCACTGGATATCCAGCCCGTCAGCCTCATCGGGCGCATCTGA
- a CDS encoding sensor domain-containing diguanylate cyclase — MKRDIRLAILLLSIISLAVAAATAWELWSARERTLAETTTHNLNLTQALDTYVEGIVTQSSMLLLGLAERLEHEGRGAPQLQRLNDLVRSQQHLLAQLNGVGIYDAQGNWLMTSNGPFPPGANSADRGYFIHHRDNPSLDAYIGEPIHSRATGVWVITVSRRYNDAQGNFAGVIVATLGVQDFLRLFGKIDIGKTGAIGVATSNGQVLVRYPFRESDMGRVLSRSPIFTQYLESATVGSATFASSLDGIERIYAFRKNERYPLVTSVALGKDEALAAWAADALRTVAIAFGLLMVIVVIGSLLILAIQRRIGTERLLRDAREDLLKANRQLEVLASRDPLTGLENRRSFDEHLLAELRRAHRERSPLGLLLIDVDHFKRFNDTYGHPAGDDCLRRIGRVLADSVRRPADLAARYGGEELAVILPNTGPDGALAVAQQFMQRLQGANLTHAGSPLGRITASIGIATLPSGSDSSPQALIEAADRALYRAKAAGRNRLESAPTPQEAPQ; from the coding sequence GTGAAACGCGACATCCGTCTTGCCATCCTCCTGCTGTCGATCATCAGCCTTGCCGTGGCCGCCGCCACGGCGTGGGAGCTGTGGTCGGCGCGCGAGCGCACGCTGGCGGAAACCACCACGCACAACCTCAACCTCACCCAGGCGCTGGATACCTACGTCGAAGGCATCGTCACCCAGAGTTCCATGCTGCTGCTCGGCCTGGCCGAACGCCTGGAGCACGAGGGACGCGGCGCGCCCCAGCTGCAACGGCTGAACGACCTGGTGCGGAGCCAGCAACACCTGCTCGCACAGCTCAACGGCGTCGGCATCTACGATGCCCAGGGCAACTGGCTGATGACCTCCAACGGCCCCTTCCCGCCCGGTGCCAACAGCGCCGACCGCGGTTACTTCATCCACCACCGCGACAATCCCTCGCTGGACGCCTATATCGGCGAACCGATCCACAGCCGCGCCACCGGCGTCTGGGTAATCACGGTCAGCCGCCGCTACAACGACGCCCAGGGCAACTTCGCCGGAGTGATAGTCGCCACCCTCGGCGTGCAGGACTTCCTCCGCCTGTTCGGCAAGATCGACATCGGCAAGACCGGCGCCATCGGCGTGGCCACCAGCAACGGCCAGGTGCTGGTGCGCTACCCCTTCCGCGAAAGCGACATGGGCCGCGTGCTGTCGCGCTCGCCGATCTTCACCCAGTATCTGGAGAGCGCCACGGTCGGCAGCGCGACCTTCGCCTCCTCGCTGGACGGCATCGAGCGCATCTACGCCTTCCGCAAGAACGAGCGCTACCCGCTGGTGACCTCGGTCGCCCTCGGCAAGGACGAAGCCCTCGCCGCCTGGGCCGCCGACGCCCTGCGCACGGTGGCCATCGCCTTCGGCCTGCTGATGGTCATCGTGGTCATCGGCAGCCTGCTGATCCTCGCGATCCAACGCCGCATCGGCACCGAGCGCCTGCTGCGCGATGCCCGCGAGGACCTGCTCAAGGCCAACCGGCAGCTGGAAGTGCTCGCCTCGCGGGACCCGCTCACCGGCCTGGAGAACCGCCGCAGCTTCGACGAGCACCTGCTCGCCGAACTGCGCCGCGCCCACCGCGAACGTTCGCCACTGGGGCTGCTGCTGATCGACGTGGATCATTTCAAACGCTTCAACGACACCTATGGCCATCCGGCCGGCGACGACTGCCTGCGGCGCATCGGCCGCGTCCTCGCCGACAGCGTGCGGCGTCCCGCCGATCTGGCCGCGCGCTACGGCGGCGAGGAACTCGCGGTGATCCTGCCCAACACCGGTCCTGACGGCGCCCTGGCCGTGGCCCAGCAATTCATGCAGCGCCTGCAGGGCGCCAACCTCACCCACGCCGGCAGCCCCCTGGGCCGCATCACCGCGAGCATCGGTATCGCCACCCTGCCGAGCGGCAGCGACAGCAGCCCACAGGCCCTCATCGAAGCCGCCGACCGCGCGCTGTACCGCGCCAAGGCCGCCGGGCGCAATCGCCTGGAAAGCGCGCCCACGCCCCAGGAAGCCCCGCAATGA
- a CDS encoding GGDEF domain-containing protein, with translation MTAPEFPAVPPRQQYQGRIPPRLQDAYKAYVIQHYRRFLLAINFIAMAAYDSYVLADALLIPDMARESLFLRTGLSLIGLINIFLVFRFSRSVLVMDLLMPVHDIISTIAWFELLKRSASPDVPFFLYASVVFVLLGNLGVRYSFKGIALVSAIITAIILYNVWLIHDGAAKPLLIFTLVYLPIALFSLFISWTNIKGVRQAFLADLEEKRQRTELAALNLRLQELAATDGLTGVGNRRSLDLQLNESWHGMRAHGRPFALLMADIDYFKPYNDHYGHQAGDRCLCQVAESLVGTLRGGRANVYRYGGEEFAILLEATSAEDLRCVAERLREQVASLGIEHFYRPDSLRHLTISLGAAMANESGLQEPRELLARCDQHLYVAKQKGRNRVQLSGMQGV, from the coding sequence ATGACCGCACCCGAGTTCCCCGCCGTTCCTCCCCGGCAGCAGTACCAGGGGAGAATTCCACCGCGCCTGCAGGATGCCTACAAGGCGTATGTGATCCAGCATTACCGGCGCTTCCTGCTGGCGATCAACTTCATCGCCATGGCCGCCTACGACTCCTACGTACTGGCCGACGCGCTGCTCATCCCCGACATGGCCAGGGAATCGCTGTTCCTGCGCACAGGCCTCAGCCTGATCGGCCTGATCAACATCTTCCTGGTGTTCCGCTTCAGCCGCAGCGTGCTGGTGATGGACCTGCTGATGCCGGTGCACGACATCATCTCCACCATCGCCTGGTTCGAACTGCTCAAGCGCAGCGCCTCGCCGGACGTGCCGTTCTTCCTCTACGCCTCGGTGGTGTTCGTGCTGCTGGGCAACCTCGGCGTGCGCTACTCGTTCAAGGGCATCGCGCTGGTCTCGGCGATCATCACGGCGATCATTCTCTACAACGTCTGGCTGATCCACGACGGCGCCGCCAAGCCGCTGCTGATCTTCACCCTGGTCTACCTGCCTATCGCGCTGTTCAGCCTGTTCATCAGCTGGACCAACATCAAGGGCGTGCGCCAGGCCTTCCTCGCCGACCTCGAAGAAAAGCGCCAGCGCACCGAGCTGGCAGCACTCAACCTGCGCCTGCAGGAACTGGCCGCCACCGACGGCCTCACCGGCGTGGGCAACCGCCGCTCGCTGGACCTGCAGCTCAACGAGAGCTGGCACGGCATGCGTGCCCACGGGCGGCCCTTCGCCCTGCTGATGGCCGACATCGACTACTTCAAGCCCTACAACGACCACTACGGCCACCAGGCCGGCGACCGCTGCCTGTGCCAGGTGGCCGAAAGCCTGGTGGGTACCCTGCGCGGCGGGCGCGCCAACGTCTATCGTTATGGCGGCGAGGAGTTCGCCATCCTGCTGGAGGCGACCAGCGCCGAGGACCTGCGCTGCGTCGCCGAACGGCTGCGCGAACAGGTGGCGAGCCTGGGCATCGAGCACTTCTACCGGCCCGACAGCCTGCGCCACCTGACCATCAGCCTCGGCGCAGCCATGGCCAACGAAAGCGGGCTGCAGGAGCCACGCGAGTTGCTCGCCCGCTGCGACCAGCACCTGTACGTCGCCAAGCAGAAAGGTCGCAACCGTGTGCAACTCAGCGGTATGCAGGGCGTCTGA
- a CDS encoding FMN-binding negative transcriptional regulator produces the protein MYVPAHFEETRPDELHRLIRDYPLGILVTGHDGLLDANHLPFELELSGAKPLLRAHVARNNPVWQEADGEEVLVIFRGEHAYVSPNWYPSKHEAHRQVPTWNYQVVHVRGRLKVMDEERFVRGVVGRLTRTHEASEEKPWKMSDSTPEFISGMLANIVGIEVEIGEIIGKSKLSQNKEERDRLGAAERLEQLGSGELSAAMKGALG, from the coding sequence ATGTACGTACCTGCGCATTTCGAGGAAACCCGCCCGGACGAGCTGCACCGGCTGATCCGCGACTATCCCCTGGGCATCCTGGTCACCGGCCATGACGGCCTGCTGGACGCCAACCACCTGCCGTTCGAGCTGGAGCTCTCCGGCGCGAAGCCGCTGCTGCGCGCCCACGTCGCCCGCAACAACCCGGTCTGGCAGGAGGCCGACGGCGAGGAGGTGCTGGTGATCTTCCGTGGCGAGCATGCCTACGTCTCGCCCAACTGGTACCCGAGCAAGCACGAGGCGCACCGCCAGGTGCCGACCTGGAACTATCAGGTGGTGCACGTTCGTGGTCGCCTCAAGGTCATGGACGAGGAGCGCTTCGTGCGCGGTGTGGTCGGCCGCCTGACGCGCACCCACGAAGCGAGCGAGGAGAAGCCCTGGAAGATGAGCGACTCCACCCCGGAATTCATCAGCGGCATGCTGGCGAACATCGTCGGCATCGAGGTGGAGATCGGCGAGATCATCGGCAAGTCGAAGCTCAGCCAGAACAAGGAAGAGCGCGATCGCCTGGGTGCCGCCGAGCGGCTGGAGCAGCTCGGCAGTGGCGAGCTTTCCGCAGCGATGAAGGGCGCGCTGGGCTGA
- a CDS encoding DUF1624 domain-containing protein: MTSALSPAIPSIAKTATRLHSIDALRGLVILFMLLDHVRETFYLHLQVSDPMDVTQTDPALFFSRTLAHLCAPVFVFLTGLSAFLYGEKHEGRAAVSAFLFKRGLFLVLLEITLVNFAWTFQFPPQVIYLQVIWAIGLSMLALSALVWLPRATLVVLGVALVAGHNLLDGLHFAPGHWAHVPWAVLHDRGWIEVGDALRLRTSYPLLPWIGVIALGYAVGPWFGRSADAARRTRNLLLAAAIALGGFIALRLNNGYGEKPWGDGDTDLQLLMSFFNITKYPPSLLFLALTLGIGLLLLVLFERRGQGALARWLAVFGAAPMFFYLLHLYVLKLLYLAAAAIWGLNHGQYFGFDSVWAVWVGALVLIVALYPPVHWFAGLKARRRDITWLKYL; encoded by the coding sequence ATGACCTCCGCACTGAGCCCCGCAATACCTTCAATTGCCAAAACCGCCACGCGACTCCACTCCATCGACGCCCTGCGCGGGCTGGTGATCCTCTTCATGCTGCTGGACCACGTCCGAGAGACGTTCTACCTGCACCTGCAGGTGAGCGACCCGATGGACGTGACCCAGACCGACCCCGCGCTGTTCTTCAGCCGCACCCTGGCGCACCTGTGCGCGCCAGTATTCGTCTTCCTCACCGGGCTTTCCGCTTTCCTCTATGGCGAGAAACACGAGGGCCGCGCGGCGGTCTCGGCCTTCCTGTTCAAGCGCGGGCTGTTCCTGGTGCTGCTGGAAATCACCCTGGTGAACTTCGCCTGGACCTTCCAGTTTCCGCCGCAGGTCATCTACCTGCAGGTGATCTGGGCCATCGGCCTGAGCATGCTGGCGCTTTCCGCACTGGTCTGGCTGCCGCGCGCCACGCTGGTGGTGCTGGGAGTGGCGCTGGTGGCCGGGCACAACCTCCTCGATGGGCTGCACTTCGCGCCCGGCCACTGGGCACACGTGCCCTGGGCGGTGCTGCATGACCGCGGCTGGATCGAGGTGGGCGATGCGCTGCGCTTGCGCACGTCCTATCCGTTGCTGCCGTGGATCGGGGTGATTGCCCTCGGGTATGCCGTCGGCCCCTGGTTCGGTCGTTCTGCCGATGCTGCCCGGCGCACCCGCAACCTGCTGCTGGCGGCGGCCATCGCGCTGGGCGGATTCATCGCCCTGCGCCTGAACAACGGTTATGGCGAGAAGCCCTGGGGCGATGGCGATACTGACCTGCAACTGCTGATGAGCTTCTTCAACATCACCAAGTACCCACCGTCGCTGCTGTTCCTGGCGCTGACCCTGGGCATCGGCCTGCTCCTGCTGGTGCTCTTCGAGCGCCGAGGGCAGGGCGCACTGGCGCGCTGGCTGGCGGTGTTCGGTGCGGCGCCGATGTTCTTCTACCTGCTGCACCTCTATGTGCTGAAGCTGCTGTACCTGGCCGCCGCGGCAATCTGGGGGCTGAACCACGGGCAGTACTTCGGCTTCGATTCGGTGTGGGCGGTCTGGGTTGGTGCGCTGGTACTGATCGTCGCCCTGTACCCGCCGGTGCACTGGTTCGCCGGGCTCAAGGCCCGTCGTCGCGATATCACCTGGCTGAAGTACCTGTGA
- a CDS encoding OprD family porin, with the protein MRLRSSAVLLALSAPAFGAAQEESGGFVEDSRWSLLNRTVFDQREYRHGDRNSGARNAYKPRSERNGYAEEWAYGLMGSLQSGFTRGSVGLGLDAHLYQGVLLDSGGGRAGKARLVGLDNEGHPKDSFARGGAALKARMSSTTLWWGEQRVKTPVFSSSDSRLLPETATGFFLSSEEFSGLRLVAGHFTESTDRNASSHDRGFVVNYSNARQGDAFDLAGFTYAPAKSASLSLFTSRYEDSWRQDYLGGTFSQPLGAGQDLSLNLNLYRTRDTGQALSGRIDNTTWSLLGGYDFGAHRLSVGYQQVEGDTPFDYVTRGAIFLTNAVQLSDFNAPNERSWQLRYELDLASFGAPGLSMAAAYVRGTDIDGSHVDPRGGYAYLGYGEGGKHWERDLMLQYRVPEGPAKGLRLVLMHNSHRANAAQAELNTDQLRVAVEYPLDGGF; encoded by the coding sequence GTGAGGCTGCGCAGTTCCGCTGTGCTGCTGGCGCTGTCCGCGCCGGCGTTCGGCGCGGCGCAGGAGGAGTCCGGCGGTTTCGTCGAGGACAGCCGCTGGAGCCTGCTCAACCGCACGGTGTTCGACCAGCGCGAGTACCGCCACGGCGATCGCAACAGTGGCGCGCGCAATGCCTACAAGCCGCGCAGCGAGCGCAATGGCTATGCGGAGGAGTGGGCCTACGGGCTGATGGGCAGCCTGCAGTCAGGCTTCACCCGGGGCAGCGTCGGATTGGGGTTGGACGCCCACCTCTACCAGGGCGTGCTGCTGGACAGCGGCGGTGGGCGTGCCGGCAAGGCACGGCTGGTTGGGCTGGATAACGAAGGCCACCCCAAGGACAGCTTCGCCCGCGGCGGCGCGGCGTTGAAAGCGCGGATGTCTTCGACCACCCTTTGGTGGGGCGAGCAGCGGGTGAAGACGCCGGTGTTCAGCTCGTCCGACAGTCGCCTGCTGCCGGAAACGGCCACCGGCTTCTTCCTCTCCAGCGAGGAGTTCTCCGGGCTGCGGCTGGTGGCCGGGCACTTCACCGAAAGCACCGATCGCAACGCCTCCAGCCATGATCGCGGCTTCGTGGTGAACTACTCCAACGCCCGCCAGGGCGATGCCTTCGACCTCGCGGGCTTCACCTACGCGCCAGCCAAGTCGGCAAGCCTGAGCCTCTTCACCTCGCGCTACGAGGACAGCTGGCGCCAGGACTACCTGGGCGGCACCTTCAGCCAACCACTGGGCGCGGGGCAGGACCTGTCGCTGAACCTCAACCTCTACCGCACCCGAGACACCGGTCAGGCGCTCTCCGGGCGCATCGACAACACCACCTGGAGCCTGCTCGGCGGCTACGATTTCGGCGCACACCGGCTCAGTGTCGGTTACCAGCAGGTCGAGGGCGACACGCCGTTCGACTACGTGACGCGTGGGGCGATCTTCCTCACCAATGCGGTGCAGCTATCGGACTTCAATGCGCCCAACGAACGCTCCTGGCAGTTGCGCTATGAGCTGGACCTGGCTAGCTTCGGCGCGCCGGGGTTGTCGATGGCGGCGGCCTACGTGCGTGGCACGGACATCGATGGCAGCCACGTCGACCCGCGTGGCGGCTACGCGTACCTGGGGTACGGCGAGGGCGGCAAGCACTGGGAGCGCGACCTGATGCTGCAATACCGCGTGCCGGAAGGCCCGGCCAAGGGGCTGCGGCTGGTGCTGATGCACAACAGCCACCGCGCCAATGCCGCGCAGGCGGAGCTCAATACCGATCAGCTGAGGGTTGCCGTGGAATACCCGCTGGACGGCGGCTTCTGA